ACTAAATATTCTGCTGTTCAGCAACTCATTTTATTTGGTAAGTTACCTTTTTTTGGTCACCTTTATTTTATCATCTTTGAGATGAttattatgattttgtttttgttttttgagacagggttttcctgtgtagccctgcctgtccgggaacttgctctgtagaccaggctggccatgaagtttacagagatcagcttgcctcagcctcccaagtgctgggattataggttctCCGCCACTACCCGGTTTGAgattatttctaattatatacaATTCTACTCCTGGTTGTAATCAGTGATTAAGGACATAAAAAGTCACATTAAAGTTtccaggcaatggtggtacataccttaaATTTcatcacttgagaggcaggggcaggggcaggggcaggggggaaggagaaaggggaaagggaaaaggggaaaggagaaaggggaagggggaaggggaagggggaaggggaagggacaatctgtgagtttgaggctggcctggttggtagagtgaattctaggaccagagctatacagagaaaccatatcttTGGAAGTAGAACAGAACCACAAACAGGACTCCTGGTTAGAGACTGGTAAATTACAGTGATCAGGTCTGTGTGTAACTTTCCTATCAGAGTATTTAGTGGTTTTGTATGTTATATTTCTATCTTATCCTGAAGTTTGAAGTTTAAAACTGTGATTTTAGACCTGTAATTTAAAGCTTATCAGTCTTCTGTCCACCCAGTCATACTGAGTGTGATGCCAGATGTAATTCTGTCAGAACAGTGAAGCATGCAGGGCTGGCATGTGACCTCTGTCTCCCATCATTGACCAAGGCCAGCATGTAAATTGACATGTCAAGTGTTTTGTAAGAGATAACatgtttttgaattttctttaggCCATACTGGAGATGTTATTATTCAAACACAGATGCAGTCATCTATGTCGTTGACAGTTGTGACCGAGACCGAATTGGCATTTCCAAGTCAGAGTTAGTTGCCATGTTGGAGGTAAGCAGACGGTTAAGTGTGGAGGAACTAGAGGGATCACTTGCATTTGCTTACTGTTTCTCGTGTATATTATCATGTGCAATAATAATTAACATTCAAGgatattttccctttttttaatagatatttttgttggggctggagagatggcttagtggttaagaacactggttgctctctcagagtacctgggttcaatttccagcacttgTATGGCAGCTGGCAGTGTGCAGGTGACAACTGATTGGTCTGTTATTCTAGATTTAGTGGATCCGTAGACAcgcatggtgcatatacatactcATAAAAAACGTAAGCACATTaaaatacacatagacacacagagacttatttctttatttgtacgactgttttgtctgcattatgtgtgtgtaccatgtacatgcatgatgtctgtggaggtcagaagagagcatcagatccatTGGGAGTGGAGGTGTAAATGATTGTCAGCCATTGTGTAGGTAataggaatcgaacctgggtcctctgcagaagcaacAGGTACTCTTAATCATTGGGCTTACTCTCCCTtagagatatgtatgtatgtatgtatgtatgtgtgtttggctACACGAATGGTTCTTTATTTACCTGTTGCCTACCATGTGGGTTTGAGATGGGACTGACCCCTGCATAAGCAGCAAGTGCACTTAACCAGAGCCATACCTGTAGcccattctgtgtgtgtgtgtgtgtgtgtctatccttccctcatcttctgttctttttaaaaattgcatgttATTTCCTATTGTAGAAATACAGTGAGAAAGATAGATTGAATAAAAATCCAGCCCTGTAGCTTTTTGTAATCATTTCACGAGTCCCAGAAAATTCAGAGCTCTTAATTTAAGCTAAGACAAGTTACAAAGTTACtagcttgtgtatgtgtgtgttggcatgtgtatacatttgcacatggaggtcagagcacagctgTGTAGAGTTGGCTGTTGTAACTTTATGTAGGTTCCAAAGATGTATCTCGGGTTGCCAGGCTTATGAGACaacttttacctgctgaggtaTCTTGCTGccatttttatgtctgtgtgtttgtgtctacatgtatgtatgtatgtatgtatgttggtgccttcagaggccagaagagggtgtcatataCCCTcgggctggagttgcaggcattGGGAGCCGCATGTTACCAGGGCTGAGGACCAGACTTATTCTCTGGGGGAGGAGGAGCTTGTGCTCTGGAGCCCTGAGCCCTCTCTTCGGTTCTGCCTTTTAAAAGTCTTACTTTTGGATGTTTTGGGGACATTGTGTGCTAAGCCATGTGCTTTTCTGGGTTGCAGACTCAGCTCTGCCCTGTTCCTGGGTTTTTACTTCTCACTCACTTGCCATCCTTCAGCTACACCTAACCCCTTTCTCTGAGCCCACTGAGCTGCTTCACTCACAGCTCCTCTTCCCGTCTCATAGATCTTTGCTTTGTTACCTTCTCTTCTGAGACAGGACCTTGTTTTGCAACcagcttttctttgtttggtttgtcatttttttttgagacagggtttatctgtgtatccctggctggcctggaactccacctgcctctgcctccgttgctggggttaaaggcgtgcgccaccacctccacctGGCCAGCTGTGCTTGTTTTTGAGCTGCGGTCTTATTATGTCTGGCTACCTTTGaattaattcacagaaatccacctggctctgcctttcaagtgatgggattatgtcctgtgattaattttttaatggtTTTAGGGGTTGAATTTAGAGCCTGTGCACTCTAAACAAGAGTTCTACCATTGAACTATATCTTTAGTTCAAGAACTGGATACATCTTATTTACTGAGATCATTTATAATTTATTGTCTGGATAATCAAAATTTGagcattcattaaaaaaatagaatttgctCTGGAAAATTAGAtggatatttcttttttctaaaattccAACTTGTTTGATGGCTTACATACTAGTTCTAGGCTACTTGGTCTTTAGGTGTATCTGTCACTTTTTTTATCGATGTGGTAGAACACCGATACAGGACAACTTACAGAAAAGTTTATTGGGCTCTTGGTTGTAGAGGGTTAGTGTCCAGGACGGTAGAGTGAAGGCATCAGAGCAGAAGCGGGAGGCCGAGGGCTCACATCTTTCACTGCAAGCAGGAACCAGGGAGAGGAACTTGAAGTGGCACCGTTTCTCTCAGAGCCAGCTCCCAGGGACTTCCCTTCTCCAGTTGGGCCATACCTCCCATCCCTCCTCAAACAGCACTTCTTAGTGGGGCCCGTAGTGAGCCCGTATTCTGATGCTTGAGACTAGGTGAGGGGACATTCTTATTATAGGTAAATGCCTTCTCAGCAGAGCACTATGGATCTGTAATTTCGTGGACTACCAACTTTGTAATGGCTTTAGAATTGTAAGTTACAAAGTTAATAGTTTTAAACTTGTGTTTAATTTTCTTACTATGTAGTAttatagtgattttaaaaaatatatagtgagctccttttttttgttttgttttgtttttgttttttcaagatagggtttctctgtgtagccctggctgtcctggaactcactctgtagaccaggctggcctcgaactcagaaatccgcctgtctctgcctcccaagtgctgggactaaaggcgtgcgccaccagcgCCCAGCAAAAGTTCAGCAGTTGGAGATTTGGTAGTGATGAGCTTCTTAGATCAAATTAaagtataaagatttttttccttgatttttgagacaaggttttactgtgtagcccatgGTGGTTTGTAATTTTTAGAAGTATTTTTGCCTTAACCTCCCAAGTAATAGGATAACAGGTGTGTGCCTTACCTGTGTATAAGAAGTTAGTTTTAAGGAACTGTGGAGTTGCTTTTGgtataaaggatttttttttttaaattaaatactttaGATTTTCTTGAGGTTATAATACAGTTACATCAATTCTCATCCACTTTCCTCACTCCGAGCCCTTCCTCATActtcttgctctttttaaaatCCTTAACCTCTGTTTCCTTCAATTATTGTTACATacaatggatttttaaaacaGCAGCTTTATTTAGGTCTGGTTTACATTATATAAAGTATCATTTCAAAGAAACCAACTATTAACttcaatttataatttttgaGTTGCACAAGATTGTTAACAAAGCCAGTTGCAACATTAGGATTTGATTTATAAACTCTTCCAGAGGTGAGCCTGTAATTTCAGATGTCTGCTTCTAATTCTGgtatttgggaggcaggaggatcatgagatGAGGCCATCCTGGACTGCATAGTTCAAGACTTGTTCAAAACCAAGGTGGGGTGCGGCTCAACAGAATGCTGATGCTAGCTTGTGATCCCACACCTGTTAGAGCAAGAACTGGaagtcacagtgttaggaagtaGCTTCTGCTTCCATCAACGGACACTATTATGTAAAATGTAGGTCTAGTGCCAGTTTGTATTGTTAACcttaaaacataaacacaaaggCAGTTTGGCTTTTGCCTTTTTGTATCATAAATTCTAAATTAATTAAAGGAAAtgaaattgttttccattttatttaggAAGAAGAGCTGAGAAAAGCCATTTTAGTGGTGTTTGCAAATAAGCAGGACATGGAGCAGGCCATGACGCCCTCAGAAATGGCGAATGCTCTAGGGTTACCTGCCCTGAAAGACCGCAAGTGGCAGATCTTTAAGACGTCAGCAACCAAAGGCACTGGCCTTGACGAGGCAATGGAATGGCAAGTATTGTCTGTTGGAAGGCAGCGTGCATGCGAGGGAAGCTTCCTACAGGCAAGAGTGTGTCATATAGCCCAGAATagatcctgcctcagccttagtGTAGAGATTACCAGTGTGCATTAACATCTGGCCTATGATGCAATGTTGATTTTTCTTGAGGGTGACATTTAGATAGCAGCTGATTGGCAGCTCTTCCAGCCTTTTTCCTATTGTCTTTATGTGTCTTTCAGAACGCTTACAGGACTTCAGTTACTAGGTAAGCTGGTCCTCTGGTTTATTGCCCCATCCAGCTCTGAGTCTTCCAGAAATTAAGCTAAGGCTTGCTTCTTGTCAAGATTCTTGATAGGCATGGTGGTACTAcattccagcactcgggaagaTTATGCTGGACAATtaatatgagtttgaggctagcctggtctacttagtaagATTGAGGCCAGctcagtctacatagtgaaactgtGCTGCAGTCTCCTTCATCTAAAAAAGGATTCTCAGGTATTATCTGTGATCCCACTACCTTACCTGGAAAGTGCAGTTCTATGCCCTCCTCACAGAGCAGTGACACAGTGCTTGCTTGCTATCTTAGTTTATAATTCTTCAGTAGATGTATCGACTCCAGCTTGTTGAGGATAGAGGTCAGTTTTTACTTCTGAGCTGTGCATATGTACAACCCAGTAGCAATAGCAGAATATAGGTACCTGGCACTCAATTTGACTGTGCCTGCTTATAATCTCacattttggaggcagaggcaggaggctcaggaattcaaggccacttTCGGATACTTGgtgagttcaaagttagcctaGGGTActtgagattttgtctcaaaaaagaaaaagcagaataattaaaaaatcaaTAGATACTTGGTATTTCTTGTCTCATCTGTATTAATCTTTGTAATCTAAAGAGCTTTGAATCTACCGCCATTGTAAAATTTATATTATCACCATTCATGCTTTATACTTAGGAATTAGTTTTGTTAACCTGTTGCCTTTGTTTCTCCAGGTTGGTTGAAACACTGAAAAGCAGACAGTGAGACCATTCACATCAGCGCCTGTGACCCAAACGCTACATcccatcctcatggaagcagtcAGATGGACTTCCCGTGGCTGTTGGAACCGTGAGTCTGGCACACACAGACCTGACTTCaatatttgtaataaatatacaaaacaagtATTTGGTGAGAGGGTTGGCTTGATTGAATCACCCAAATGGTTTATGTAATGTAAaatatttcttcttgttttcatgTGTTAAGGCATATATTCTATTTGTATGGAATTCTTACTCAAATACAGTTCTATTAAAGAATGCACTCTTAGGGGGAACCTTCCTATTGTTAAATTAGTGGTTGCATCTTGTTTGTATGAACACTAATATTTAGCTCAGACTCTTTTCCCCTTAAAATGAATTAAGGCTTTCCAAAGATTAGTCTTAGCAACGTAGATTAGAAATAAGAGTGTATAATCTTCATTGCTTAACTGACTGGTTTATTTTGTTGGCTCACTTTACTGACTTACATTATTTTTACAATACTTAAAGAGTTGTCAAAAGAATTTTATGTATGTTGACCTGAACTTTGTACAGGAACTCTGTAAGGAAGGCGGGGTTCTGCTGTGTTGCTTTGCCAGGCCCTATACGGTGAGGTGAGGTAGGGTTCAGGGTCAGGCTTGTGAGTCAGAAACTTGTGTCCTAAATCATAATGTATCTGGAAACGCCAACCCTGGGAACACAGACACCTAGGTGTgggagcacacacctgtaatcctagtactcaggagacaggcaggaagaccaagagttcaGCTTTgtggtgagtctgaggccagcctgggctgcttgagacaaaacaaaaaaaacaaccaaccaaccaaaaagatTATACTCTAGTAGTTTCAGATATTCAAAGTAATGTTTATACAAACTCTTGTCTATGCTAGTAAAATAAGGGATACAGTCAGAACGATCCCAAATGGCTGTTTGATGAGTTCACAACATAATACAAAAACTtcacatgaaaagaaataaaaagcaattttaaTAAGCGTTAAAGAGATGTCTTTAGTGTCATTCATTTACCTTTGTTAATAAGAAGTCTTTACTatcttccattcattttccttggTATGAAATtggctaaaaataaaaatcttactgtttctgtaacaaaaattaaatattcctAGTTTCAAGTATTAGGTTTTAAGATTGTCTTCTGAACCCAATAATCCACCACATGCTTTACTATAGTGTGTAGTACGGTCCAAAGTGCTACTAACACCTTAGAATTCCTTTAGTAAGTTGGAcaactgacatttaaaaattatgcatTGGTAGAGACTTGGGCTCCAGCCTTCCCCACCATATATGTGGTCATTTTGGTTAAGTGAATGGGATCGTTAAGCTCCAagccggcctcaaactcacagtgatcctcatGTTCCTGTGGTGCTGAAGTTGTGGCCGTGTAACCAGCATTCACAACCTCTTTCTTCTTGCCTCTATTTCTTTGAAATCTTTTTAAGGAATCTTTTTCCTCCAGGCCGTTATTCTCAGTACAActaatcaaaacaaaatgaatacctTTTTGATGGACaaaggcttttgtttttatatgaataCTAGTATTTATTTGGACATTCCATTTCATTGGAATAGATTCATACTTGAGGCCAGCAGTGGCTCAGTGGGTTGTCTGGTGTGGAAGGATGAGGATCAGTGTCTCATAACCAGCACATGTGTAAGAAGCGAGACAGATCTTCCAGCCCAGTGCTGGGGTCAGAGACAGTCTAGCTGAAATGGCAAGGCCCAGTGAGATTCCTGTCTTATAAAGTAAGGTGGAACTCAAGTCAATACCTGTGACTTTCACATCTACACACATAGATAAGTGGACTCCTCACGCCCTAGTATGTACCAtgcaaaaatgtatttaaagttgGTATAGGATATATATTTGTCAGGTAGGCAAGCAGCACTGCAGTTTATACCTTAGCTTCCATCTGGTCAATGGCACATAGCTGGGAAATGGTAGAAGAGTAATTTACAGAGCTACTAGGCTTATTCTCAAGGTCCTGAGTACTCAAACACTGAGAAAAATAGGTCTGGCAGGCACACACTGCCTGACACAGCCCCTGCCATCTCAATTTGATCATGATTCTGTTGATTTATCATATAGGCTAAAATAAATCCTGAATTTAAATGTTGATGTTTACAAAGTAAATCTGAATactagtgtgtgtttgtgtgcacacatgcatctgTTAAGCCTGGTAATGCACGTGTTTTGGATCTTGGTTCTACTACCTACATTCCACATCTCCTTAAGTTTATTTGCTGAGTGTTTGATCTGTAAAATAGGAACAATTCTGAATCATATCAGATCTAAGGTGTATGTCAAGTGCCTAACATACACAGGATGAGCTTTCTGTTTTTCCAGACACACTGGGCACTGAAGAACATTCCTTCAACGTTCAGTGCAGTGAGCAAATGATGTGGCTGAAAACTGAAAACAGTTTCCTCTAAATATGTGTGTCACTACAGACTGAGGTAGATTTAACCTTAGAACCAACTGGTAAAATTTCAGTAAAACCATATAgtaatttctgtttcttgttgTTTGCACCACTTTAATTATGAGGTTTTTGCATATAAGCAAAATCTGAAAACCTGCAAGAGAGCACTTTACAAGTATTGCTAGTGCCACTTAATGCCTCTGCTACCACACACTGGATTTGAATCCTTTTCCTTCTCAGGACTCTTCAAACACTGAAGTCACTCTTTATCCACCCACATGTTTTACAGAACCGTATATATGGTCctttaacatacacacacattatataatttatataaaatataaattataatgttaaccactgagccatctggaagGAAAGCTTGTGATACAGTGGAAATTCTCATGTTCTGCTACTGACAGCACTTTTGTCTTTTGACACAGGACTGCATATTTTTCTAGAAGTGCCTTGCTTTGTTGTTTCACTATCCTGTCTTCCATTTAAGTTTTAGAATTGGCTTTATTAACTTATGAACTTTTTTGGGGGTTTTGCTTCCATATGTACTCAACCAGTGGGATGAACTTGGGAAAACAGCATTTTATGATACTAAACCCACCAGCATGGTTGTCTCTATCTATCTGCACAGACTTCTAAATgccttctggtttttgtttttgtttgtttgtttttggtttttcaagacagggtttctctgtgtagccctggctgtcctggaactcattctgtagaccaggctggccttgaactcagaaatccgcctgcctctgcctcccaagtgctgggattaaaggtgtgcgccaccaccgctagTTACAACACCACaccagttgtttgtttgtttgtttttgtgaaaaaGCTAGGCTTTAAATCATGTCAATGTAGTATAGTCTTTTTTAGACACGAGtaacatataaacattttaattaaaaaaatacaagtgtggttacataaaatatacattacaAATCTATGCCAAAGTTTTAACTTAATTTCTTTTGCTTGAGCCCTGATCTCAGCGCAGCGCTCTAAACTTATGGCCATCTTCTTGCCTGAGCCTTCCTAGTCCAGAGAGTACGGGTGTcaagccaccacacccacctcCCAAAGTTTATCGTAAGGAGCAAAATCTGCTGGACACTGAGCCCAGTACACTAAGGCAGGGTGTTCAGGTTTTCATCCTGGTGGAGACAGCTGAGTTCATGCACACAGGGAGACCTCACTCCACCATTGCAAAGTCTCTGAGACTGTGGGACTTTTGTCTTTTGGCCTTATAGCCCGGACGCAGGAactctatttttctcttctttgcttcacttttatttttatgtttcttcaaCTTCTTCTTGGCAGCAATATCGGGATTGGTTACAAACttgaagagaaaccagaaatctTTCATTCATTACTTTTAAAGTACACATGAAAAGAATCCAGATCACATGCAGAACATGTGTCATTAACGAAAATACTCCTCCCACGCCCTCATTCCTCCCCCAGGAACAGTGGCACACTCGTGTGCACAGCATCCCCTTGTTAAGCTGGTAGACGAACCGTCTCTACAGGCACACACTCACCTCTAGGGCCTTCCTCTTTTTCCGCAGTGCTCTCTTTTCACTAGCCTGTTTCTGGACAGAGGCAAAGGCTGATGAGAAGCTCTCCAGTCCAACCAGCCTTTTGAGTAATTCTATGATCTCCTGGGATAAATTCTTCAGCACAGGGTCTaatcacacagaaagaaaagattagagGCAATCACACATCAAAGTAACATCTAAAGTCCTGTGTTGTTATGACTGTTACTATTCAACACAAATCTGAAACTGGCTTCTGAGTGCCTGAGATGGGAGCGTATGGCCTTGTAGCCTCCATCTTAGCCTGGTGCAACAAGACACCAGGAACGTGGCCATGAAGACATTCACGTAACCTAGGACCTCGGCAGTGTTTTGGGTTAGCTCTGTGAGCCTGCTCAGTTCTGCAGCTGTGGAAGAGGTTAGACTTTCTCTGGCCTCTGGTGCACAGGTCAGAGCCTAGCTGTGCCCCAAGTATTTTTTTGTGAAGACAGACTTAGAAGCTGTATTCTCTCCTAccctccatgtctccctctctttATAAATTGCAAATCAGCCACAGAGTTTGCTTATTTCTCAAATACCATGGGAATTAAGATGTATACCGAGTCCCTAACAAACAGAATGGACTGTTGTGAATACTCTGGGCACCAAAGAGCATCACTCCAATATGAACATGAAGTACAGTGAGCAAAGGATGGACTGGGCTGCACAGCTAAAATCAGTGCTCTAAATGTGCGGCTTTCTACAGCATTAGGTGTAAGAACCTTAGGACCAATGGCTAAGATCTCAATGAAACCATACACTaagttctattttctttctattacttAGTTATTTAGGCTTGGATTATGAGGTATTTGTGAATAAGCAAAATATGAAAACCTGGGATCTAACATCAAATCTGCTTCCTCTGTCTTTTAAActgtttaaaaagtttttttttcccctccctttttgaGATACTCTCCCCATGTAGCCCAAGCAAACTCCAAATTCCTAGTTCTCCTGCCtgagcctccaagtgctggggttgcaggtacACACCTGTCCAGCTTATTGTGAGGTTTAGAATACCCCAAACCTGCCTGACAGTACAGTCATCATTTTGTACAAGGGAAACATTTTTTGAGACTCtgtttcactgtgtagtcttggctaagCTTTGAATTTGTCAAGATCCATCTGCCTCATGAGTCAAACACCACACCATTCACTGAGCAGACCTCAGGACAGAGATGGCAGGGTTACCTTGCTCTGAATAGGTGCTGTTGAGTTCCCGAAACAGGGGAGCGATGATCACTGGGAGATATGGCTTTACCCGGTCTACTCCAAGCTCCACAGCTATGGCACCGAGGAACTTAAAGAtgcaggttctctgaaagaagaCAGTGTTTTCATTTGAAATGTTTCTGCTCAACATTCAGTCATGTAAGCAGTGGTCATTTGAAAAGCAGAGTTCACTCTATTTTGAGACAGATATTGTTGCAGTATTAGGTTCAAAATATAAAATCCCAAGGATTTGAAAGTCTcacaaataacattaaaatactcaacaaaaaacCTCAAGCCCCCAAACAAACTCGCCTCTAAATGtagcacttggaggctgaggcaggattccTACAAGTACAAGTTTCATACCAGCCTAGGATATAATAAAGCAAGTTCAGGCAAATGAGTCAGAACCCATGGCAGGCTGGGCGTAGCAGTGCAAGCTTTTAATCtgagcattcaggaggcagaggcaggcaaatctaaGTGTGAGGTTAGGCTGGTCCAGACTGAGTTAACAGGactgccagagctacatagagaaatcctctctccaaaaactaaaacccaagcaacCAAGCAATCAAGCAACCAACTGCCCTGTGTGAAAAACaggagccaggcgtggtggcatacacctctgatgccagcatttgggaggcagaggcaggcagagctccaggccagccagagctatgaaGTAAGCTGAGACCCCTTCTTAGACAACAgtaacaaatgaacaacaaagaCTTTCAGTTGTCCTGCTGCTGTACCtttagggggtttctgggtgaatAGGCCGCTTCCAGCTTAGCCATTCGGGACAGCTTCTGGATCAGCCACATCAGTGTGGCTGGCTTGCTGGGTTCTTCTCTGTCAGACTCCGTTTTTCCATCTGCACCAGCCTTCTCTTCTGCCACCTCTCTGGCCAGAGCATCTGCTAAAGTGTCCTGTTCTTCTGAGTCTTTTAACTCTCCTTGCTTGTTCCCAGATTCAAGTTCCAGTAAATATAAGACTTTTGCTATGAACAGTAAGTTCTTAACAACCTTAAAAGTGCAGAGGGGGAGGTTAGAAACAAGTGTGGCTTGTTGGGGCCTAAGGTACAGTCCTCAGAGGCAGTAAGCATGGCACCAGGCACT
Above is a window of Arvicanthis niloticus isolate mArvNil1 chromosome 22, mArvNil1.pat.X, whole genome shotgun sequence DNA encoding:
- the Arl1 gene encoding ADP-ribosylation factor-like protein 1, which gives rise to MGGFFSSIFSSLFGTREMRILILGLDGAGKTTILYRLQVGEVVTTIPTIGFNVETVTYKNLKFQVWDLGGQTSIRPYWRCYYSNTDAVIYVVDSCDRDRIGISKSELVAMLEEEELRKAILVVFANKQDMEQAMTPSEMANALGLPALKDRKWQIFKTSATKGTGLDEAMEWLVETLKSRQ